One Candidatus Acidulodesulfobacterium ferriphilum genomic window carries:
- a CDS encoding cobalt-precorrin-5B (C(1))-methyltransferase has protein sequence MGTVNSNACNNGLRKGFSTGSVSAAAIKASIRYYFKYQKFFRIEIKMPGGENVLLPVAELSKITPITPALERIGGGWVSRASVIKDSGDDPDVTNGIKICADFMFLDDADSAVAMLLNEADDIKGNQNRDNQGGPINRSKNTLMLLHLYEKAGETILTRLSDEVKKYYGKLYIYNIIKHSGFSIILSSSAGIGIVRRQGLPVSPGFPAINPVPFKMIEWAVKEEINGRINDRAGINQNKLNCCAGNGVLLSILYVPDGGIVAKKTLNPRLGIEGGISILGTTGYVIPISAKAWLGTIKSSLAFLSCNKIDACVYTPGRFSEKTAMKILKDMPKESFIEIGDYVSYSIRKAAGAGIKRVIFAGQFGKIVKISQGARNTNAKYGNLDLKYLGALVKAVLKEHIDIIPENEVNDLYEKIINSNTSRQVYDYILSLCNIYNPLPDKIFYNILKTAKENLIRMSKEQVNIDIILISYEGKMLASTL, from the coding sequence ATGGGAACAGTCAACAGTAATGCCTGCAATAATGGATTAAGAAAAGGATTTTCTACCGGAAGCGTAAGCGCCGCCGCTATAAAAGCTTCCATAAGGTATTATTTTAAATATCAAAAGTTTTTTCGGATAGAAATAAAAATGCCGGGAGGGGAAAATGTCTTACTACCTGTGGCCGAACTTTCAAAAATCACCCCTATCACCCCCGCTTTGGAGAGGATAGGGGGGGGATGGGTTTCGAGGGCTTCCGTAATAAAGGATTCGGGGGATGATCCCGATGTAACAAACGGCATAAAAATATGTGCCGATTTTATGTTTTTAGACGATGCGGACAGCGCAGTCGCTATGCTTTTAAATGAGGCAGATGATATTAAGGGCAATCAAAATCGAGACAATCAAGGCGGTCCGATAAACCGAAGCAAAAATACCCTTATGCTTTTACATTTATACGAGAAGGCGGGCGAGACAATTTTAACCCGTCTGTCGGACGAGGTAAAAAAATATTATGGAAAATTATATATTTATAATATAATAAAACACTCTGGGTTTAGCATTATACTTTCTTCTTCGGCAGGCATCGGCATAGTAAGGAGGCAGGGCTTGCCGGTTAGTCCGGGTTTTCCGGCTATAAATCCCGTTCCGTTCAAAATGATAGAATGGGCGGTAAAGGAAGAAATAAACGGCAGGATAAACGATAGGGCAGGCATAAATCAAAATAAGTTAAACTGTTGTGCAGGCAACGGAGTGCTTTTGTCTATTCTTTACGTGCCTGACGGCGGCATCGTCGCAAAAAAAACATTAAATCCGAGATTAGGCATCGAGGGCGGGATCAGTATTCTGGGAACCACAGGTTATGTTATTCCGATATCCGCAAAGGCATGGCTTGGAACGATTAAATCGTCTCTTGCCTTTTTATCCTGCAATAAAATAGATGCATGTGTTTATACACCGGGAAGGTTTAGCGAAAAAACGGCTATGAAGATTTTAAAAGATATGCCGAAAGAAAGTTTTATAGAAATAGGTGACTATGTGTCTTATTCGATAAGAAAAGCCGCCGGGGCGGGCATAAAAAGGGTTATTTTTGCAGGGCAATTCGGAAAAATCGTGAAAATTTCACAGGGAGCAAGAAATACTAATGCCAAATACGGCAATCTGGATTTAAAATATTTGGGCGCTTTAGTTAAAGCGGTTTTAAAGGAACATATAGATATTATACCGGAGAATGAAGTTAACGATTTATATGAAAAAATAATTAATTCCAATACCTCAAGACAGGTGTATGACTACATTTTATCGTTGTGTAATATTTATAACCCGCTGCCCGATAAGATTTTTTATAATATTTTAAAAACGGCAAAGGAAAATTTAATCAGGATGTCCAAAGAGCAAGTAAATATCGATATTATACTGATTTCGTACGAAGGTAAAATGCTGGCTTCTACATTATAA
- a CDS encoding efflux RND transporter periplasmic adaptor subunit yields MLKRFLLTFIVLLIIFGGLFGYKAYNDHEMKIAMMKRKYPPAYVSAALSKIGGWQPYIRTIGNVVSVNSVNVTTQVPGQVVGIYFGSGEFVKKNKILVKLDDSLQLALLQQYKSQLIANKFNYEQYKKAYKKHAVSKASYIQMLSALRQNEALIKQTEVTLQNMTIRAPFTGVVGIRDAGFVNLGQYINPGANIISLYSVNPMYVDFTMPQNDLSRLKVNQKIDISVDSYHGKIFTGIIKTISVNVNNVSRNITVRAEVSNPNMILRPGMFVTGSVLLPVIHNVITVPATAVTYNPYGDFVYVVTKKNGEYIANTDYVTVGDQRNGEAVISKGLKAGETVVTAGQVKLRNGAEVIISKNGQGNSE; encoded by the coding sequence ATGTTAAAGCGTTTTTTACTGACATTTATCGTTTTACTGATTATATTTGGCGGATTGTTTGGATATAAAGCTTATAATGACCACGAAATGAAAATTGCTATGATGAAGCGCAAATATCCGCCCGCATATGTATCTGCGGCTTTATCGAAAATCGGCGGCTGGCAGCCGTATATACGGACAATAGGCAATGTGGTATCCGTTAATTCGGTAAATGTAACCACCCAGGTCCCGGGACAGGTGGTAGGCATATATTTCGGTTCTGGCGAGTTCGTTAAAAAGAATAAAATTCTCGTCAAATTAGATGATTCCCTCCAGCTTGCCCTGCTTCAACAATATAAATCACAATTAATAGCAAACAAATTTAACTATGAGCAATACAAAAAAGCATATAAAAAACATGCCGTATCTAAAGCATCTTATATTCAGATGCTATCAGCATTAAGGCAAAATGAAGCATTAATTAAACAAACCGAAGTTACGCTGCAAAATATGACTATCAGGGCGCCTTTTACCGGTGTAGTAGGGATAAGAGATGCCGGCTTCGTAAATTTAGGACAGTATATCAATCCAGGCGCCAATATTATTTCTCTGTATTCCGTCAACCCTATGTACGTGGATTTTACAATGCCCCAAAACGATTTAAGCAGACTTAAAGTTAATCAGAAAATAGACATTAGCGTAGATTCGTATCACGGTAAAATATTTACAGGCATAATAAAAACAATAAGCGTTAATGTCAACAATGTTTCCCGCAATATAACCGTCAGGGCGGAGGTGAGCAATCCGAATATGATTTTAAGACCGGGCATGTTTGTAACGGGGAGCGTTTTACTGCCCGTAATACACAATGTAATTACGGTGCCTGCAACCGCCGTGACATATAATCCTTACGGAGATTTCGTTTATGTCGTGACGAAAAAGAACGGCGAATATATAGCAAATACAGACTATGTGACGGTTGGGGACCAGAGGAACGGCGAGGCGGTTATATCCAAAGGCTTAAAAGCCGGCGAGACGGTTGTCACGGCAGGACAGGTTAAACTAAGAAACGGCGCCGAAGTAATCATCAGTAAAAACGGACAGGGGAATTCGGAATGA
- a CDS encoding multidrug efflux protein yields the protein MNGLRHNKAGNFTDIFIKRPVLAIVLSLVILILGARSLSELSLREYPKVEDTLVTVQTAYPGATANVVQGFITMPLERAIASAEGIDYITSSSTEGISTISVFMRLNYNPNAALAEVLSETNSVLNQLPAQSQRPVITKTSVTNLAYLYLAFTSGSMSGSQITDYISRAVQSKIQSINGVGQVMIYGNKSFAMRIWLNPKKMAEFNVTPVQVSQALANNNYISANGYTKSNYIQVNVSADTYLHNIKQFKNLVVANDGGTLVRIKDIGTVELGSQKYDAGNIMNGEKAVVMGIFTTPTANPLTVVGNIRKILPSLRAQLPAHLKLRVAFDRTTFIRSSISEVVKAVVETILIVIIVIFLFLGSARSVIIPIIAIPLSIIGDLFIMFYLHYSINLLTLLAMVLAIGLVVDDAIVVVENVSRHIEEGKKPVEAALIGARELGIPVIAMSITLVAVFLPIGFMSGLTGALFTEFAFTLAGAVIISGIIALTLSPMMSSKFLKTDMGKKGFTHFLDVTFDKIKSIYLKILHSVLDYKPIVAFVIIVVLASLYFLFITTKTELAPTEDQGVVFVMGTAAPTSTFNNLNVYAKQIGDIYRTFPELSHYFMALGASGNNSLISGFLLKPWSQRKKTQMQLTPELQGKLNTVPGLKLVAFPLPSLPGSQGLPVEFVITSAANYSELRSVADGLEEKAMKSGLFLYMDSDLKYDEPLLNVSIDRSKAQNMGITMQEIGDTLSTMLSENYVNWFEMQGYSYEVIPQVMQKYRFNAGMLKNYYIAASNGNMVPLSSFIKIKTSVVPESLNQFNQLNSVTISATTKPGVTMGQALSYLENISKTIFPIGFTYNFAGQSRQYVEEGSTMIITFFFALIIIYLVLAALFNSFVDPLIILVSVPMSLTGALIFLSLGFATINIYTEVGLVTLIGLVSKHGILITRFANDLQNEGIDKRSAIEQASAIRLRPILMTTAAMVFGVVPLLIATGAGAVSRFDIGLVIAAGLGIGTFLTIFIVPAVYMFIGKDINKDINKKNED from the coding sequence ATGAACGGTTTAAGGCACAACAAAGCGGGCAATTTTACCGATATATTTATAAAAAGACCCGTTCTTGCTATAGTTTTGAGTTTAGTTATACTCATCTTGGGCGCAAGGTCATTATCGGAACTCAGTTTAAGGGAATATCCGAAAGTAGAAGACACCTTAGTTACCGTGCAGACCGCATATCCGGGCGCCACGGCAAATGTCGTTCAGGGTTTTATAACTATGCCGCTCGAAAGGGCGATTGCTTCAGCGGAAGGCATAGATTACATAACATCGTCAAGCACCGAAGGCATAAGCACGATAAGCGTATTTATGAGGCTTAATTATAATCCTAACGCCGCCCTTGCCGAGGTACTTTCGGAGACCAATTCAGTTTTAAATCAATTGCCTGCGCAATCACAGCGCCCCGTTATTACAAAAACAAGCGTAACTAATTTAGCCTATCTGTACCTGGCTTTTACATCCGGGTCTATGAGCGGTTCTCAAATAACCGATTATATAAGCCGGGCGGTGCAGTCCAAGATACAGTCGATAAACGGTGTCGGACAGGTAATGATATACGGCAATAAGTCTTTCGCAATGCGAATATGGCTTAATCCGAAAAAAATGGCAGAATTTAATGTTACGCCGGTACAGGTTTCACAGGCTCTTGCAAATAATAACTATATTTCCGCAAACGGATATACTAAAAGCAACTATATACAGGTCAATGTTTCCGCCGATACTTATTTGCACAATATAAAGCAATTTAAAAATTTAGTTGTCGCAAACGATGGCGGAACTCTGGTTAGAATCAAGGATATCGGTACCGTAGAACTGGGTTCGCAAAAATATGATGCCGGAAATATTATGAACGGAGAAAAAGCCGTCGTGATGGGTATATTTACGACCCCTACCGCCAACCCTTTGACCGTCGTAGGCAATATAAGGAAAATACTGCCGTCCCTGAGAGCGCAATTGCCTGCGCATCTCAAGCTAAGAGTGGCATTCGACAGGACGACCTTTATAAGAAGTTCTATAAGCGAAGTCGTTAAAGCAGTGGTGGAAACGATATTAATAGTTATTATCGTTATATTTTTATTTCTCGGTTCGGCCAGAAGCGTGATAATACCGATAATTGCAATACCGCTGTCCATTATCGGGGACCTTTTTATTATGTTTTATTTGCATTACTCGATAAACCTGCTAACGCTGCTTGCAATGGTTCTGGCTATAGGGCTTGTAGTCGATGACGCCATAGTAGTAGTGGAAAATGTCAGCAGGCATATAGAAGAAGGGAAAAAACCCGTAGAAGCGGCGCTTATCGGGGCAAGAGAACTGGGCATTCCTGTTATAGCTATGTCTATTACCCTTGTTGCGGTGTTTTTGCCCATAGGTTTTATGTCCGGTCTTACGGGGGCTTTGTTTACCGAATTTGCATTTACTCTGGCAGGCGCGGTGATAATATCGGGTATTATCGCTTTAACGCTATCACCCATGATGTCGTCCAAATTTCTTAAAACGGATATGGGCAAAAAAGGTTTTACGCATTTTTTGGATGTTACATTCGATAAAATTAAGTCGATATATTTAAAAATATTACATAGCGTATTGGATTATAAACCGATAGTCGCATTTGTGATAATCGTTGTGTTAGCAAGTTTATATTTTTTATTTATAACGACAAAAACGGAACTTGCTCCGACCGAGGATCAGGGGGTTGTATTCGTTATGGGAACTGCCGCTCCAACCTCTACATTTAACAATCTTAATGTTTATGCTAAACAAATCGGGGATATATATAGGACATTTCCGGAGCTCAGCCATTACTTTATGGCTTTAGGAGCTTCCGGCAATAATTCCCTTATATCGGGTTTTTTGCTTAAACCGTGGAGCCAAAGAAAAAAAACACAGATGCAGTTGACGCCGGAACTTCAGGGTAAGTTAAACACCGTGCCTGGTTTAAAATTAGTCGCCTTTCCTCTGCCGAGTCTTCCAGGTTCCCAAGGTTTACCTGTCGAGTTTGTTATAACTTCCGCCGCAAATTATAGCGAATTAAGAAGTGTTGCAGACGGCCTTGAGGAAAAAGCCATGAAGAGCGGCTTGTTTTTATATATGGACAGCGACCTTAAATACGACGAACCCCTCTTGAATGTTTCTATCGACAGGAGCAAAGCTCAAAACATGGGTATAACTATGCAGGAAATAGGCGATACGCTTTCCACGATGTTGAGCGAAAACTATGTAAACTGGTTTGAGATGCAGGGTTACAGCTATGAAGTAATACCTCAGGTTATGCAGAAATACAGATTTAACGCAGGTATGTTAAAAAATTATTATATAGCCGCTTCTAACGGAAATATGGTGCCGCTTTCGAGTTTTATAAAAATTAAGACATCCGTAGTGCCGGAATCGTTAAACCAGTTTAATCAGCTAAATTCCGTTACGATATCCGCCACGACTAAACCGGGCGTAACTATGGGGCAGGCGCTTAGCTATCTCGAAAACATATCTAAAACTATATTTCCTATAGGCTTTACATATAATTTTGCCGGGCAGTCCAGGCAGTATGTCGAAGAAGGTTCGACTATGATTATAACCTTTTTTTTCGCCCTGATAATTATTTATTTAGTTCTTGCGGCATTATTCAATAGTTTTGTGGACCCGCTTATCATACTCGTAAGCGTTCCTATGTCGTTAACCGGAGCATTGATATTTTTGAGTCTGGGCTTCGCCACTATTAACATCTATACGGAGGTTGGACTTGTTACGCTGATAGGACTTGTCAGCAAACACGGTATTCTTATTACAAGATTTGCAAACGATTTACAAAATGAGGGCATAGACAAACGCAGCGCCATCGAGCAGGCATCCGCAATCAGACTCAGGCCGATATTAATGACCACTGCAGCGATGGTTTTCGGGGTCGTACCTCTTTTAATCGCCACAGGGGCGGGGGCAGTAAGCAGATTCGATATAGGATTAGTGATAGCCGCAGGATTGGGCATCGGCACATTTTTAACTATATTTATAGTGCCTGCCGTGTATATGTTTATCGGCAAGGATATAAATAAGGATATAAATAAGAAAAACGAAGATTAG
- the bamA gene encoding outer membrane protein assembly factor BamA, which produces MILRFTHLKKSGALFLFILLYIFAFNCLPRAIASGLPETNIYNISSEKYTIKSIDYRLPSDIPLKDIKNFFAIKSGQRFSMYQLEKTLKALYSTGYFSNIMVFSKIDRKQKFMYLKFIFVRRVYIERIDIRGLKDTGVSEENILKSIPLKKAGQFLKYYKEISIDEIKNIMSDAGYPDAKIDISSYVLRNIKKYVIGINITPNKPVIISNIFVKFKVYYPKEKVAKLVEDITGKPLNKLLIKKLRRKIRGIYKEEGYLNTIIPEPKITYISKYKAIITVEVHPGYKILFHFKGISPLKASFIEDSVFNIKNVLIFDESTFISFKTVLTDFYKEEGYYYAEVSLREEKDSNNKTINLYYTVNKGFRVAVKSITIKGNEPFSKSVILSLMKTAPASFFSRQYFRRKRLTGDITNIENYYNNEGYFAARISQRLTFSRDKKSVAILVDIKKGIRTYVKKVSLAGLPPEVKTKDLTGYFEGMQNKPFYIIKAENGKNLLSTKLADSGYVFSKTRLDIEYSADKKYADLYYDVSSGPLTRIKNILIFGNTITKTAYIKGLLLFKKGEIYNQKNIIETQNRLYRAGIFNYVSISIENPQNIEPDKNIIVKVRDAKPISLSFGAGYGTYTRYKGFVQIDDSNLFGSGKSLSARFSKSAVYTNLLLDYYDPAIYNYRGLAFNARGLDNDIITLNYTLHKEGGVFSLIRRFNSHLKGLLSYEMFYNFLSGLNPGAQITPRDIGFTRISAVAASIIYNTKNNIFNPTSGNLTTLRFSYSSTLFDSQINFMKLFFHTEQFIPFIYNTVLLYSLRFGYIKPLPPTTQVPINERFFLGGRTTVRGFPQDSIGLVNLNPYQYPIGGDIMENYNLQLNIPVYNNFDFFVFQDGGNVFLNTQSVRPLALYKSAGAGIMYLSPIGPISFSYGFILNRRPYWPAGGVNFTIGTSF; this is translated from the coding sequence ATGATACTTAGATTTACGCATTTAAAAAAGTCCGGGGCATTATTTTTATTTATATTGCTTTATATTTTTGCCTTTAATTGCCTGCCTCGCGCAATAGCGTCGGGTTTACCCGAAACAAATATTTATAATATTTCATCCGAAAAATATACGATAAAGTCAATAGATTACAGGCTGCCGTCCGACATTCCCCTGAAAGATATTAAGAATTTTTTTGCTATAAAAAGCGGTCAAAGGTTTTCGATGTATCAGCTTGAAAAGACGCTGAAAGCACTGTATTCCACGGGCTATTTTTCAAATATTATGGTTTTTTCAAAGATAGACCGCAAGCAGAAATTTATGTACTTAAAATTTATTTTTGTCCGGCGTGTTTATATAGAAAGAATCGATATACGCGGGCTTAAGGATACGGGGGTATCCGAAGAAAATATATTAAAATCCATCCCTTTAAAAAAGGCGGGACAGTTTTTAAAGTATTATAAAGAAATAAGCATAGACGAAATAAAAAATATAATGTCGGATGCGGGTTATCCCGATGCCAAAATAGATATTTCGTCCTATGTTCTGAGAAACATAAAGAAATATGTTATAGGTATAAATATAACGCCAAATAAACCTGTAATCATTTCAAATATTTTCGTTAAGTTTAAGGTTTACTACCCGAAGGAAAAAGTTGCAAAACTCGTCGAAGATATTACGGGCAAACCCTTAAATAAACTTTTGATTAAAAAATTGAGAAGAAAAATAAGGGGCATCTATAAAGAGGAGGGCTACCTTAATACTATTATACCTGAACCTAAAATTACATATATTTCTAAGTATAAAGCCATAATAACCGTTGAAGTTCATCCCGGGTATAAAATTCTCTTTCATTTTAAGGGAATAAGTCCGTTAAAAGCAAGTTTTATCGAAGATTCCGTGTTTAATATAAAAAATGTCCTGATATTCGACGAATCCACATTTATTTCATTTAAAACCGTATTGACAGATTTCTATAAAGAAGAAGGATATTATTATGCGGAAGTTTCTCTTAGGGAGGAAAAAGATTCTAATAATAAAACGATAAATTTATATTACACGGTGAATAAGGGTTTCAGAGTTGCCGTAAAAAGTATTACCATAAAAGGAAATGAGCCGTTCAGCAAATCCGTAATATTATCATTGATGAAGACCGCTCCCGCCTCCTTCTTTAGCAGGCAATATTTTCGCAGGAAAAGGCTTACGGGCGACATAACCAATATAGAAAATTATTATAATAACGAGGGGTATTTTGCCGCGCGTATTTCGCAGCGCTTGACCTTTAGCAGGGATAAAAAGAGCGTGGCAATATTGGTTGACATAAAAAAGGGGATAAGAACTTATGTAAAGAAAGTCAGTCTTGCCGGTTTGCCGCCGGAAGTCAAAACAAAGGATTTAACCGGTTACTTTGAGGGCATGCAAAATAAACCGTTTTATATTATTAAAGCGGAGAACGGTAAAAATCTGCTTTCCACGAAACTTGCGGATTCCGGATATGTTTTTTCTAAGACAAGGCTCGATATCGAATATAGCGCAGATAAAAAATATGCCGATTTGTATTACGATGTTAGCAGCGGTCCCTTGACAAGAATTAAAAATATATTAATATTTGGAAATACTATTACAAAGACGGCTTATATTAAAGGGTTGCTTTTATTTAAAAAGGGAGAAATCTATAATCAAAAAAATATAATCGAAACCCAGAACAGGCTTTATAGAGCCGGAATTTTTAATTATGTCAGCATCAGTATCGAAAATCCTCAAAATATTGAGCCGGACAAGAATATAATCGTGAAAGTAAGGGATGCAAAGCCTATTTCATTAAGTTTTGGGGCCGGTTACGGAACATATACCAGATATAAGGGGTTTGTGCAAATAGATGACAGCAACCTTTTTGGTTCAGGCAAATCCCTGTCTGCGCGATTTTCAAAAAGCGCCGTTTATACAAATTTGCTTTTAGATTATTACGATCCTGCTATTTATAATTATAGAGGACTTGCTTTTAACGCCAGAGGATTAGATAACGATATAATCACTTTAAATTATACGCTTCATAAAGAAGGCGGAGTTTTTTCTTTGATAAGGAGATTCAACAGTCATCTGAAAGGATTATTATCATATGAAATGTTTTATAATTTCTTGTCCGGCTTAAATCCCGGAGCGCAAATCACCCCAAGAGATATAGGTTTTACAAGAATAAGCGCCGTTGCAGCGTCTATCATTTATAACACGAAAAATAATATATTTAATCCTACATCGGGAAATTTAACAACCTTAAGATTCTCATACTCTTCAACACTATTCGATTCCCAGATTAATTTTATGAAATTGTTTTTCCATACTGAGCAATTTATTCCGTTTATTTACAATACCGTGTTGTTGTATTCTTTGCGTTTCGGTTATATTAAACCCCTGCCGCCCACAACACAGGTGCCGATAAATGAAAGATTTTTTTTGGGAGGCAGAACGACGGTTAGAGGGTTTCCGCAGGATTCAATCGGGCTTGTAAATTTAAACCCGTATCAATATCCGATAGGAGGGGATATTATGGAGAACTATAATCTCCAGTTAAACATCCCTGTTTATAATAACTTTGATTTTTTTGTTTTTCAGGACGGCGGAAATGTGTTTTTAAATACTCAGAGCGTAAGACCTCTTGCTTTATATAAATCGGCCGGAGCCGGCATAATGTATCTGTCGCCCATAGGACCTATCAGTTTTTCTTACGGCTTTATTTTAAACAGGAGACCGTATTGGCCGGCGGGCGGGGTTAATTTTACGATTGGAACATCGTTTTAA
- a CDS encoding response regulator: MKANILIVDDESDLVELLKYNLAKEGYNIEFAFNGFDGIKIAEVVKPDLIILDLMLPDINGYEVCKRIKQNKYLSLIPVMFLSAKQEEVDKVLGFEAGAEDYMIKPFSINELLARIRAIFKRTLPQKVNTLTPASQEFKFKNISVNVTKHSVIVKSREIKLSPIEFKILIFLMTYAGDVFSREKLLDNVWGNNSFVEPRTVDVHIRRLRSNIEIDESIKFIETIRGAGYKFIDEEI; this comes from the coding sequence ATTAAAGCGAATATCTTAATCGTGGATGACGAATCCGATTTGGTCGAGCTTTTAAAATACAATCTTGCAAAAGAAGGTTATAATATAGAATTTGCTTTTAACGGGTTTGACGGTATTAAAATCGCGGAAGTGGTTAAACCCGACCTCATCATTCTTGACCTCATGCTTCCAGACATTAATGGTTACGAGGTCTGCAAAAGAATAAAGCAAAATAAATATCTATCCCTGATTCCCGTCATGTTTTTATCCGCAAAGCAGGAAGAGGTCGATAAGGTTTTGGGCTTTGAAGCAGGCGCCGAAGATTACATGATTAAGCCGTTTTCTATTAACGAACTTTTAGCCCGCATCAGGGCCATTTTTAAAAGAACGCTTCCTCAAAAAGTAAATACGCTAACCCCTGCTTCTCAAGAATTTAAGTTTAAGAATATCAGCGTAAATGTTACCAAACATAGCGTAATAGTAAAAAGCAGAGAAATAAAACTGAGCCCGATCGAATTTAAAATCCTTATTTTTTTGATGACATATGCAGGGGATGTATTTTCGCGTGAAAAACTCCTTGACAATGTATGGGGAAACAATTCATTTGTCGAACCGAGAACGGTCGATGTTCATATAAGAAGGCTAAGGTCTAATATCGAAATAGACGAGTCGATTAAATTTATCGAAACTATAAGGGGGGCAGGTTATAAGTTTATAGATGAAGAAATTTGA
- a CDS encoding TolC family protein, producing the protein MKRKFIILIYLGLSLFFSGCALYAAPKKVAVKIPEKFKYSVKTRGYPIKNDWWKNFKDKELNTLVGKALKNNLNYLIAVKNIQVAKTYVSQNESNLFPDINFSYASSRNKLPGYESSISSGRASASTIIYNLNQAGLNASYELDVWHQINNAVNQAKANVSVSREDADVIKLTLISNVAQSYFQIIALNSGIKNLKKQYLAEKEILKINLVQYKDGLINGEPALDAKIALEAIKTELNNSIKLKEITQNTLAYYLGKYPEKFKIGKKTKKYNFNGFNNINYTRLIPPNIPSLILTKRPDVKEAEYNVLSYAYAKKASLANFFPVFNLTGEYGYASFSLNNFIADANSVWSFGLNILVPLFNYKKNISIYERSKLQYEQAVLNYRNTIINAFSETDSALASYKRDFKTLKSYENNLAYSSKLFRIYNVQYRTGIAGRITYLTYKLNLLNAEYNLINQNLLLQEDIIDIYNALGMGLKQNVQI; encoded by the coding sequence ATGAAAAGGAAATTTATAATTTTAATTTATCTGGGTTTATCGCTTTTTTTTAGCGGGTGCGCCTTATATGCCGCGCCAAAAAAAGTTGCGGTAAAAATACCGGAGAAATTTAAATATTCGGTTAAAACCCGGGGTTATCCCATAAAAAACGACTGGTGGAAAAACTTTAAAGATAAAGAACTTAATACCTTAGTCGGCAAAGCCCTTAAGAATAATTTAAATTATCTGATTGCCGTAAAAAACATTCAGGTTGCAAAAACCTATGTATCCCAAAACGAATCTAATTTATTTCCTGATATTAATTTTAGCTACGCTAGTTCAAGAAATAAATTGCCGGGTTATGAATCTTCCATATCATCCGGACGGGCGTCCGCATCCACAATTATCTATAATTTAAATCAGGCAGGGTTAAACGCCTCTTACGAATTAGATGTATGGCATCAAATTAACAATGCGGTAAATCAGGCTAAAGCAAATGTTTCGGTTTCCAGAGAAGACGCAGATGTTATAAAATTAACGCTCATTAGCAATGTTGCACAGTCCTATTTCCAGATAATCGCTCTTAATTCAGGAATCAAGAATTTAAAAAAGCAATACCTTGCCGAAAAAGAAATTTTAAAGATTAATTTAGTTCAGTATAAAGACGGACTTATAAACGGTGAACCCGCCTTAGATGCAAAAATTGCTCTCGAGGCGATAAAAACCGAATTAAATAATTCTATAAAACTAAAAGAGATTACACAAAATACGCTGGCTTATTATTTAGGAAAATACCCCGAAAAATTTAAAATCGGGAAAAAAACAAAAAAATATAACTTTAACGGCTTTAATAACATAAATTATACCAGATTGATACCTCCGAACATTCCTTCGCTGATACTGACTAAAAGACCCGATGTTAAAGAAGCGGAATATAATGTATTATCTTATGCTTATGCTAAAAAAGCAAGCCTTGCCAATTTTTTTCCTGTATTTAACCTCACGGGCGAGTACGGCTATGCAAGTTTTAGCCTAAATAATTTTATTGCCGATGCAAACAGCGTATGGAGCTTCGGTTTAAATATTCTGGTGCCCCTGTTTAATTACAAGAAAAATATAAGCATTTACGAAAGGTCTAAACTTCAATACGAACAGGCCGTGCTTAATTATAGAAACACGATAATCAATGCGTTCAGCGAAACAGACAGCGCTCTTGCCTCTTATAAAAGAGATTTTAAAACTTTAAAGAGCTATGAAAATAATCTTGCCTACTCCTCAAAACTGTTTCGTATTTACAATGTGCAGTACAGGACGGGCATTGCCGGCCGGATAACATATTTAACATATAAATTAAACCTGCTAAACGCGGAATACAATCTGATAAATCAGAATCTGCTTTTGCAGGAAGACATTATAGATATATATAATGCGCTCGGTATGGGGCTTAAGCAAAATGTTCAGATTTAA